Proteins encoded together in one Vitis vinifera cultivar Pinot Noir 40024 chromosome 4, ASM3070453v1 window:
- the LOC100242360 gene encoding protein PHOTOSYSTEM I ASSEMBLY 2, chloroplastic has product MSTCVCCSTPAILGKSKEGVSNGVVLKPPGSISSSRSMNSRVFGVRASMVDSYESSSNFAKRMEQAWLISQQPRPVSCTSCETKGHVECKWCGGTGFFILGNNMLCQVPSRNTSCVICAGKGSTCCSDCKGTGFRAMWLGEPPVSK; this is encoded by the exons ATGTCGACCTGCGTCTGCTGCTCTACACCTGCAATTTTGGGCAAATCCAAAGAAGGAGTTTCAAACGGCGTCGTATTGAAGCCTCCTGGTTCTATTTCGTCTTCGAGATCCATGAATTCTAGGGTTTTTGGTGTTCGAGCTTCAATGGTGGATTCCTACGAGAGCTCATCCAATTTCGCTAAACGCATGGAACAAGCTTGGTTGATCTCTCAG CAACCGAGGCCAGTTTCTTGTACTTCCTGTGAAACAAAGGGTCATGTTGAATGCAAATGGTGTGGAGGCACAGGCTTCTTTATTCTTGGTAATAACATGCTCTGCCAAGTCCCTTCCCGGAACACTAGTTGTGTTATTTGTGCTGGAAAG GGGTCAACCTGCTGTTCTGATTGCAAAGGAACCGGCTTTCGTGCTATGTGGCTGGGAGAGCCTCCTGTATCCAAGTAG